One region of Streptomyces sp. NBC_00442 genomic DNA includes:
- the pflB gene encoding formate C-acetyltransferase, whose amino-acid sequence MTATPAEATKNREAWDGFKGGLWRDAIDVRDFVQRNYTPYEGDAGFLAGPTPRTAALWNKLLSMFPQEIEQGIHDVDVTTPSRIDAFKPGYIDGTPADHSDLIVGLQTDAPLKRSIMPNGGWRMVENALNAYGYEADPGVRDVYTHLRKTHNEGVFDAYTPEIRACRSSGIITGLPDAYGRGRIIGDYRRVALYGVDRLIAAKEADRARLGEDWATETVIRDREEVSEQIKALNELKAMALSYGYDISGPATTGREAVQWLYFAYLAAVKEQNGAAMSIGRIDNFLDIYLQRDLGAGLITEEQAQEFIDDFVIKLRIVRFLRTPEYNTLYSGDPTWVTWSMAGIGEDGRPLVSRTTFRALQTLYNLGPAPEPNLTVFWDRELPAGFRDFASRVAIDTSAIQFESDALMRPKYGDDTAIACCVSAMAVGKQMQFFGARVNLAKALLYAINGGRDEKSGKLVVEGFTPIEGEYLDYESVARQYDAMLDWLAKTYVHALNVIHYMHDKYAYERIEMALHDQDILRTMAFGVAGLSVAADSLSAIKHAKVKVVRDETGLAVDYTIEGDYPAYGNNDDRADEIATRIVHDFMEKVRKHPTYRGAVHTQSVLTITSNVVYGQKTGNTPDGRRAGMPFAPGANPMNGRDEHGYIASALSVAKLPYDDAEDGISLTNTITPDALGRTPQERIDNLSGVLDGFMANDGFHMNVNVLDKATLEDAMRHPEHYPQLTIRVSGYAVNFVRLSREQQLDVINRTFHEGL is encoded by the coding sequence ATGACCGCGACCCCCGCAGAGGCGACGAAGAACCGCGAAGCCTGGGACGGCTTCAAGGGCGGACTGTGGCGCGACGCCATCGACGTCCGCGACTTCGTCCAGCGCAACTACACCCCCTACGAGGGCGACGCAGGCTTCCTCGCGGGTCCCACCCCGCGCACCGCCGCCCTGTGGAACAAGCTCCTGTCGATGTTCCCCCAGGAGATCGAGCAGGGCATCCACGACGTGGACGTGACGACCCCGTCCCGCATCGACGCCTTCAAGCCCGGCTACATCGACGGCACCCCCGCCGACCACAGCGACCTCATCGTCGGCCTCCAGACCGACGCACCGCTCAAGCGCTCCATCATGCCCAACGGTGGCTGGCGCATGGTCGAGAACGCCCTCAACGCCTACGGCTACGAGGCCGACCCCGGCGTCCGCGACGTCTACACCCACCTCCGTAAGACCCACAACGAGGGCGTCTTCGACGCGTACACCCCCGAGATCCGGGCCTGCCGCTCCTCCGGCATCATCACCGGCCTCCCCGACGCCTACGGGCGCGGCCGCATCATCGGGGACTACCGCCGCGTCGCCCTCTACGGCGTCGACCGGCTCATCGCCGCCAAGGAGGCCGACAGGGCCCGCCTCGGCGAGGACTGGGCCACCGAGACGGTCATCCGCGACCGTGAGGAAGTCTCCGAGCAGATCAAGGCGCTGAACGAACTCAAGGCCATGGCGCTGTCGTACGGCTACGACATCTCCGGCCCCGCCACCACCGGCCGCGAAGCCGTCCAGTGGCTGTACTTCGCCTACCTCGCCGCCGTGAAGGAGCAGAACGGCGCCGCGATGTCGATCGGCCGCATCGACAACTTCCTCGACATCTACCTCCAGCGCGACCTCGGGGCCGGCCTCATCACCGAGGAGCAGGCGCAGGAGTTCATCGACGACTTCGTCATCAAGCTGCGCATCGTGCGCTTCCTGCGCACCCCCGAATACAACACGCTGTACTCCGGCGACCCGACGTGGGTCACCTGGTCCATGGCCGGCATCGGCGAGGACGGCCGCCCCCTCGTCTCGCGCACCACCTTCCGCGCCCTCCAGACCCTCTACAACCTCGGGCCGGCGCCGGAGCCGAACCTCACCGTCTTCTGGGACCGCGAACTGCCCGCAGGATTCCGGGACTTCGCCTCCCGGGTCGCCATCGACACCTCGGCCATCCAGTTCGAGTCGGACGCCCTGATGCGCCCCAAGTACGGCGACGACACGGCGATCGCCTGCTGTGTCTCGGCCATGGCGGTCGGCAAGCAGATGCAGTTCTTCGGAGCCCGCGTCAACCTCGCCAAGGCCCTGCTGTACGCGATCAACGGCGGCCGCGACGAGAAGAGCGGCAAGCTCGTCGTCGAGGGCTTCACGCCCATCGAGGGCGAGTACCTCGACTACGAGAGCGTCGCCCGGCAGTACGACGCGATGCTGGACTGGCTGGCCAAGACGTACGTCCACGCCCTCAACGTCATCCACTACATGCACGACAAGTACGCCTACGAGCGCATCGAGATGGCCCTCCACGACCAGGACATCCTGCGCACCATGGCCTTCGGCGTCGCGGGCCTCTCGGTCGCCGCCGACTCGCTGTCCGCCATCAAGCACGCCAAGGTCAAGGTCGTACGCGACGAGACCGGCCTCGCCGTCGACTACACGATCGAGGGCGACTACCCGGCCTACGGCAACAACGACGACCGTGCCGACGAGATCGCCACCCGGATCGTGCACGACTTCATGGAGAAGGTGCGCAAGCACCCCACCTACCGGGGCGCCGTCCACACCCAGTCCGTGCTGACCATCACCTCCAACGTCGTCTACGGCCAGAAGACCGGCAACACCCCCGACGGCCGCCGCGCCGGCATGCCGTTCGCCCCGGGCGCCAACCCGATGAACGGCCGCGACGAGCACGGCTACATCGCCTCCGCCCTGTCCGTCGCCAAGCTGCCCTACGACGACGCCGAGGACGGCATCTCGCTCACCAACACCATCACCCCCGACGCGCTCGGCCGCACGCCCCAGGAGCGGATCGACAACCTGTCCGGCGTGCTCGACGGCTTCATGGCGAACGACGGGTTCCACATGAACGTCAACGTCCTGGACAAGGCCACCCTCGAGGACGCCATGCGGCACCCGGAGCACTACCCCCAGCTGACCATCCGGGTCTCGGGCTACGCGGTGAACTTCGTCCGCCTCAGCCGCGAGCAGCAGCTGGACGTGATCAACCGGACGTTCCACGAGGGGCTGTGA
- the pflA gene encoding pyruvate formate-lyase-activating protein, protein MAVLLGPEIPVGRPARADGGEGASTPAGAATRRPIVGSVHSWDLSTGVDGPGTRFVTFLSGCPLTCLYCHNPDTWRMRDGRRTTADDVVAEAAKYTTFIRAAGGGATVSGGEPLLQPVFAGELLHRYKHDLGLHTALDTSGFLGARATDALLRDVDLVLLDIKSWDRDTYKKVTGRPLRPTLDFAHRLADLGKEVHIRFVLVPDLTDDPANIEGIASYAASLGNVSRVDVLPFHKLGESKWQAREMNFTLHTTPSPTPDAVAAARAVFTSYGLYAV, encoded by the coding sequence ATGGCCGTCCTGCTCGGCCCCGAAATCCCCGTCGGCCGGCCGGCCCGTGCCGACGGGGGCGAGGGCGCCAGTACGCCGGCCGGGGCGGCCACTCGTCGGCCGATCGTCGGCTCGGTGCACTCCTGGGACCTGTCGACCGGTGTCGACGGGCCCGGCACCCGCTTCGTCACCTTCCTCTCGGGCTGCCCGCTGACCTGCCTGTACTGCCACAACCCCGACACCTGGCGGATGCGCGACGGCAGGCGCACCACCGCCGACGACGTGGTCGCCGAGGCCGCCAAGTACACGACGTTCATTCGGGCGGCGGGCGGTGGCGCCACCGTCAGCGGCGGCGAACCGCTGCTCCAGCCCGTCTTCGCCGGAGAGCTGCTCCACCGCTACAAGCACGACCTCGGTCTGCACACCGCCCTCGACACCTCCGGCTTCCTCGGCGCCCGCGCCACCGACGCCCTGTTGCGCGATGTCGACCTGGTGCTGCTCGACATCAAGTCGTGGGACCGCGACACGTACAAGAAGGTCACGGGCCGCCCGCTGCGGCCGACCCTGGACTTCGCCCACCGGCTCGCGGACCTGGGCAAGGAGGTCCACATCCGCTTCGTCCTGGTGCCGGACCTGACCGACGACCCCGCCAACATCGAAGGCATCGCCTCGTACGCCGCCTCCCTCGGCAACGTCTCCCGCGTGGACGTCCTCCCCTTCCACAAACTGGGCGAGAGCAAGTGGCAGGCCCGCGAAATGAACTTCACCCTCCACACCACACCGTCGCCGACGCCGGACGCGGTGGCGGCGGCACGCGCGGTCTTCACGTCGTACGGGCTGTACGCGGTCTGA
- a CDS encoding MFS transporter has translation MTEPPAPPAAAPDASSPDVVSPPGPAPAHAPARGSVTSRATLAGTVVSVLLILAIVFGSRLLKDFDSALLPYAVATVFLAFGVAYRYTVWISSPGARRLFKQGWRSLFSAANFRKAPTALPKMIATYLGFQKFLGARSHARWAAHQLIFWGCILAAAITFPLTWGWFTFTGDSGAGPGYEMRIWGFKVLGFDSLSVAGWLMFHGLDIAAVLVIPGASYFLWRRMKDRGAITGQRFGYDLVPLIALIVISVTGLLLTFSSIFLHGGGYEFLAVLHMVAVVFTLIYIPFGKFFHIVQRPAAVGMQLFKYTSRQDEQVFPCKRCGEPVDTAPYVENLRGTMRDLKLDFDAWAEYCPRCKRVLRGTAYLSHVKKGFK, from the coding sequence GTGACCGAGCCACCCGCACCCCCCGCAGCAGCGCCGGACGCGTCCTCGCCGGACGTCGTGTCTCCGCCGGGGCCCGCCCCGGCGCACGCGCCCGCCCGAGGTTCCGTGACGTCGCGCGCGACCCTGGCCGGCACGGTCGTCTCCGTGCTGCTCATCCTGGCCATCGTGTTCGGCAGCCGGCTGCTCAAGGACTTCGACTCCGCACTCCTTCCGTACGCGGTCGCCACCGTGTTCCTGGCCTTCGGTGTGGCCTACCGCTACACCGTGTGGATCTCCTCTCCAGGCGCGCGCCGCCTCTTCAAGCAGGGCTGGCGCAGCCTGTTCTCGGCCGCCAACTTCCGCAAGGCACCCACAGCCCTGCCGAAGATGATCGCCACCTATCTGGGGTTCCAGAAGTTCCTCGGCGCCCGCTCGCACGCCCGCTGGGCCGCCCACCAGCTGATCTTCTGGGGCTGCATCCTGGCTGCCGCGATCACGTTCCCGCTGACCTGGGGGTGGTTCACCTTCACCGGTGACTCCGGTGCCGGGCCCGGCTACGAGATGCGGATCTGGGGGTTCAAGGTCCTCGGGTTCGATTCGCTGAGTGTCGCCGGCTGGCTGATGTTCCACGGCCTGGACATCGCCGCCGTCCTGGTCATCCCCGGCGCCTCGTACTTCCTGTGGCGCCGGATGAAGGACCGCGGCGCCATCACGGGACAGCGCTTCGGCTATGACCTGGTCCCGCTGATCGCACTGATCGTCATCTCCGTGACGGGGCTCCTCCTGACCTTCTCGTCGATCTTCCTGCACGGCGGCGGATACGAGTTCCTCGCGGTCCTGCACATGGTCGCGGTGGTGTTCACGCTCATCTACATCCCGTTCGGGAAGTTCTTCCACATCGTGCAGCGGCCGGCCGCGGTCGGCATGCAGCTCTTCAAGTACACCTCCCGCCAGGACGAACAGGTCTTCCCGTGCAAGCGCTGCGGCGAGCCCGTCGACACCGCCCCGTACGTCGAGAACCTGCGCGGCACCATGCGCGACTTGAAGCTCGACTTCGACGCCTGGGCCGAATACTGCCCGCGCTGCAAGCGGGTCCTGCGCGGCACCGCCTACCTCAGCCACGTCAAGAAGGGCTTCAAGTGA
- a CDS encoding molybdopterin oxidoreductase family protein has product MSSPIPLDPSIAPPGTRNFRDAGGIPADQWHADQNGETLVPTHCCFCGVQCGMYLRVDRAGKVFGVEPRNHDINRMRLCPKGINAYQQVNHPDRLTAPLMRRSRDEPFREVSWDEALDFTVAEIHRIQGAHGNDAFGLLGGASLFSEKTYLVGKFGRVALKTRHVDYNGRLCMVSAAGANKLAFGIDRAGNPFSDILLTDCLLIAGSNVGECFPVMTQYLWGARDRGASLIVIDPRETAIARTADIHVALKPGTDAAFFNAVLNVVIQENLVDKEFLAEHTTGWDEVRAAVADCTPEWAGDICGIPASQVVQVARAFAGADRAMAWHARGIEHHSQGVENCLTVINLCTATGNLGKPGAGYGTITGQGNGQGGREHGQKSDLLPGGRSISNPEHRRQICEIWGIEETELPPAGTSMMEMVWQMQRQEIRGLIGICNNPFVSLPNYATVKDGYDTLEFHAQFDFFLSETAANAHVVFPVTTWAEDEGVMANAEARVVKHNKAQEPPAGVRTDTWVMCRLAERLGVGDKFSYPGSREVFEELRIASAGTVNDYYGITYERLEETGGIAWPCPSTDHPGTPRLFEGGKTAHPDGKVHMQVVEWHPPMDPYDEDHPMSLTTGRTVAHFLSGNQTRRLGALVEQTPRPWVEVHPSHGFRNGDPVRVVTRRGSEVFPALVTEAIRPDTVFIPYHWPVPTAANALTIDALDPRSKIPEYKVCACRIEAADRIDEVPAPPTAPGHTAYPATQVSRTDPLPPTSPQGRGTAERS; this is encoded by the coding sequence GTGAGCAGCCCCATTCCGCTGGACCCTTCGATCGCCCCGCCCGGCACCCGCAACTTCCGGGACGCCGGCGGCATCCCGGCCGACCAGTGGCACGCCGACCAGAACGGCGAGACCCTCGTGCCCACCCACTGCTGCTTCTGCGGGGTGCAGTGCGGCATGTATCTGCGCGTCGACCGCGCGGGCAAGGTGTTCGGGGTCGAGCCGCGCAACCACGACATCAACCGGATGCGCCTGTGCCCCAAGGGCATCAACGCCTACCAGCAGGTCAACCACCCTGACCGGCTGACCGCGCCGCTGATGCGCCGCTCCCGCGACGAGCCCTTCCGCGAGGTGTCCTGGGACGAGGCACTCGACTTCACCGTCGCCGAGATCCACCGCATCCAGGGCGCCCACGGCAACGACGCGTTCGGGCTGCTCGGCGGGGCGAGCCTGTTCTCGGAGAAGACGTACCTGGTCGGCAAGTTCGGCCGGGTCGCGCTCAAGACGCGACACGTCGACTACAACGGCCGGCTCTGCATGGTCTCCGCGGCCGGCGCCAACAAGCTCGCCTTCGGCATCGACCGCGCGGGCAACCCGTTCTCCGACATCCTGCTCACCGACTGCCTCCTGATCGCCGGGTCCAACGTGGGGGAGTGCTTCCCCGTGATGACCCAGTACCTGTGGGGCGCCCGGGACCGCGGCGCCTCGCTGATCGTGATCGACCCGCGCGAGACGGCCATCGCGCGAACCGCCGACATCCACGTCGCCCTCAAGCCCGGCACGGACGCCGCCTTCTTCAACGCCGTACTGAACGTCGTCATCCAGGAGAACCTCGTCGACAAGGAGTTCCTCGCCGAGCACACCACCGGCTGGGACGAGGTGCGCGCCGCCGTCGCGGACTGCACGCCCGAGTGGGCCGGTGACATCTGCGGGATCCCGGCCTCCCAGGTCGTCCAGGTCGCCCGTGCCTTCGCCGGCGCCGACCGGGCCATGGCCTGGCACGCGCGCGGGATCGAGCACCATTCGCAGGGCGTCGAGAACTGCCTGACCGTCATCAATCTGTGCACGGCCACCGGCAACCTCGGCAAGCCCGGCGCCGGTTACGGCACCATCACCGGCCAGGGCAACGGACAGGGCGGACGCGAGCACGGGCAGAAGTCCGACCTGCTGCCCGGCGGACGCTCCATCTCCAACCCGGAGCACCGGCGCCAGATCTGTGAGATCTGGGGCATCGAGGAGACCGAACTCCCGCCCGCCGGAACCTCGATGATGGAAATGGTCTGGCAGATGCAGCGCCAGGAGATCCGCGGTCTGATCGGCATCTGCAACAACCCGTTCGTGTCCCTGCCCAACTACGCGACGGTCAAGGACGGTTACGACACCCTTGAGTTCCATGCCCAATTCGACTTCTTCCTTTCCGAGACCGCGGCCAACGCGCACGTCGTCTTCCCCGTGACCACCTGGGCCGAGGACGAGGGCGTGATGGCCAACGCCGAGGCGCGGGTGGTCAAGCACAACAAGGCGCAGGAACCACCCGCCGGGGTGCGCACCGACACCTGGGTGATGTGCCGGCTCGCCGAGCGCCTGGGCGTGGGCGACAAGTTCAGCTATCCGGGCTCGCGCGAGGTGTTCGAGGAGCTGCGCATCGCGTCGGCCGGAACCGTCAACGACTACTACGGCATCACCTACGAGCGTCTGGAGGAGACCGGCGGTATCGCCTGGCCCTGCCCCTCCACCGACCATCCCGGCACGCCCCGCCTGTTCGAGGGCGGCAAGACCGCGCACCCGGACGGCAAGGTCCATATGCAGGTCGTCGAGTGGCACCCGCCGATGGACCCGTACGACGAGGACCATCCGATGTCGCTCACCACGGGCCGTACCGTGGCCCACTTCCTGTCCGGTAACCAGACCCGCCGGCTCGGCGCGCTCGTCGAGCAGACGCCGCGGCCCTGGGTGGAGGTCCACCCCTCGCACGGCTTCCGCAACGGCGACCCGGTGCGGGTGGTGACCCGGCGCGGCAGTGAGGTCTTCCCCGCCCTGGTCACCGAGGCCATCCGCCCCGACACCGTGTTCATCCCGTACCACTGGCCCGTCCCCACGGCCGCCAACGCGCTCACCATCGACGCCCTCGACCCCCGTTCGAAGATCCCCGAGTACAAGGTGTGCGCCTGCCGCATCGAGGCCGCCGACCGGATCGACGAGGTGCCGGCGCCGCCGACCGCGCCGGGCCACACGGCGTATCCGGCGACCCAGGTCTCGCGCACCGACCCCCTGCCCCCCACGTCCCCGCAGGGCCGTGGCACCGCGGAGAGGAGCTGA
- a CDS encoding 4Fe-4S dicluster domain-containing protein: protein MMGRTIFIDPGRCIGCQACVSACRECDSHRGKSMIHLDYPDEGHSVASLPTVCMHCEDPVAPCAEVCPADAILVTADGVVQQADTTRCIGCANCVNACPFGVPKIDLQAKLQMKCNLCYDRTAYGLAPMCATVCPTGALFYGTVEELRAERPGVQVADSFTFGDVVVSTGVAMVVPADKVQWPVPGGLPIVEVNGKDVSR, encoded by the coding sequence ATGATGGGCAGAACGATCTTCATCGACCCGGGGCGCTGCATCGGCTGCCAGGCCTGTGTGTCCGCCTGCCGCGAGTGCGATTCGCACCGCGGCAAGTCCATGATCCATCTCGACTATCCCGACGAGGGTCATTCCGTCGCCTCCCTCCCGACCGTCTGCATGCACTGCGAGGACCCGGTCGCGCCGTGCGCCGAGGTGTGTCCCGCCGACGCGATCCTGGTGACCGCGGACGGTGTGGTGCAGCAGGCCGACACCACCCGCTGCATCGGCTGCGCCAACTGCGTCAACGCCTGCCCCTTCGGCGTGCCGAAGATCGACCTCCAGGCGAAGCTGCAGATGAAGTGCAACCTCTGCTACGACCGCACCGCCTACGGCCTCGCCCCCATGTGTGCCACGGTCTGCCCCACCGGCGCGCTGTTCTACGGGACCGTCGAGGAGCTGCGCGCCGAGCGCCCCGGGGTCCAGGTGGCCGACTCCTTCACGTTCGGCGATGTCGTCGTCTCCACCGGCGTAGCCATGGTCGTGCCCGCCGACAAGGTCCAGTGGCCGGTGCCCGGCGGCCTCCCGATCGTCGAGGTCAACGGGAAGGACGTCAGCCGATGA
- a CDS encoding Rieske (2Fe-2S) protein produces the protein MSVTDQSPAAPDPAADPAQAALRDRIAADSLTTRRDYLRIVATVSGGLAVGGLAVAGGVLHRHGDGDGPPDAKRVAPVLAPGESVAFRFPGEDDRAVAVRLKDGTLVGYSAVCTHLACGVLWREDRGADGELYCPCHEGVFDARTGEVTAGPPPRPLPKVALVEEADGSVWAVATARSGESTKDAMCREFAGTRPDLAGRMGCPAAGAGAAERSERT, from the coding sequence ATGAGCGTCACCGACCAGTCGCCGGCCGCGCCCGACCCCGCCGCGGACCCCGCCCAGGCCGCCCTCCGCGACCGCATCGCCGCCGATTCCCTCACCACCCGTCGTGATTACCTCCGCATCGTGGCCACCGTCTCCGGCGGCCTCGCGGTGGGCGGCCTCGCCGTGGCCGGGGGAGTGCTGCACCGGCACGGAGACGGCGACGGCCCGCCCGACGCCAAGCGCGTGGCCCCCGTGCTCGCCCCCGGCGAGTCCGTCGCCTTCCGCTTCCCCGGCGAGGACGACCGCGCTGTTGCCGTCCGCCTCAAGGACGGCACCCTCGTCGGCTACTCCGCGGTCTGCACGCACCTGGCCTGCGGGGTGCTGTGGCGCGAGGACCGGGGCGCCGACGGCGAGCTGTACTGCCCGTGCCACGAAGGGGTCTTCGACGCCCGCACCGGAGAGGTCACCGCGGGGCCGCCGCCGCGTCCGCTGCCCAAGGTGGCCCTCGTGGAGGAGGCCGACGGCAGTGTCTGGGCGGTGGCCACGGCCCGCTCCGGTGAGAGCACCAAGGACGCCATGTGCCGCGAGTTCGCCGGCACGCGTCCCGATCTGGCCGGCCGCATGGGCTGCCCCGCCGCCGGCGCCGGGGCGGCCGAGAGGAGCGAGCGGACATGA
- the mscL gene encoding large conductance mechanosensitive channel protein MscL, whose translation MTEDKTSVLAGFKAFLMRGNVIDLAVAVVIGAAFTTIVNSVVKGVINPLVGAFGTKDLDGYTSCLKGPCTADAGIQILWGGVLSAILNFLITAAVVYFLMVLPMARILAKRARHDAAKEGVRETMEVSELEVLKEIRDALVAQRGPGTGSAPGFGTGPGSGPGQGPAQGSGPGVEF comes from the coding sequence GTGACCGAGGACAAGACGAGCGTGCTGGCCGGCTTCAAGGCCTTCCTGATGCGCGGAAACGTGATCGACCTGGCTGTCGCCGTGGTGATCGGTGCCGCGTTCACCACCATCGTGAACTCCGTGGTGAAGGGAGTGATCAACCCGCTGGTCGGCGCGTTCGGCACGAAGGACCTGGACGGCTACACCTCCTGCCTGAAGGGCCCCTGCACCGCCGATGCGGGCATCCAGATCCTCTGGGGCGGGGTGCTCAGCGCGATCCTGAACTTCCTCATCACCGCTGCCGTCGTGTACTTCCTGATGGTGCTCCCGATGGCCAGGATCCTGGCCAAGAGGGCCCGGCACGACGCCGCGAAGGAAGGAGTGCGCGAGACGATGGAGGTCAGCGAGCTGGAGGTGCTGAAGGAGATCCGCGACGCCCTTGTCGCCCAGCGCGGCCCCGGCACGGGCTCCGCGCCCGGCTTCGGCACGGGCCCCGGCTCGGGCCCCGGCCAAGGTCCGGCCCAGGGATCCGGGCCGGGTGTGGAGTTCTAG
- a CDS encoding RcpC/CpaB family pilus assembly protein, translated as MPFFPPLRVRGGRHGLRRAMRRRRRAVAAGLAVTAAALAVSSPQAAERTHPAAAPAAAPAPRGRGPAREAATVSAPVRIADAETVRLLRPGDRVDVIASANSPSPGSDAARVVATGVRVKGVPRTGGASPDAGALVVLAVPRETARVLAGAGVTSKLAVTLC; from the coding sequence GTGCCGTTCTTCCCGCCGCTGCGGGTGCGTGGCGGGCGGCACGGGCTGCGCCGTGCGATGCGCAGGCGACGGCGTGCGGTGGCCGCGGGTCTCGCCGTCACGGCCGCGGCCCTCGCCGTCTCCAGCCCCCAGGCGGCCGAGCGCACCCACCCTGCGGCGGCCCCGGCGGCGGCCCCCGCACCACGTGGGCGCGGGCCGGCGCGGGAGGCCGCGACCGTGTCGGCCCCGGTACGGATCGCGGACGCGGAAACCGTACGGCTGTTGCGACCCGGCGACCGGGTCGATGTGATCGCGTCCGCCAACTCGCCCTCTCCGGGCTCGGACGCGGCACGCGTGGTGGCAACCGGCGTCAGGGTCAAGGGAGTTCCGAGGACGGGCGGTGCTTCGCCGGACGCGGGGGCACTCGTCGTCCTCGCCGTGCCCCGCGAGACGGCCCGGGTGCTGGCAGGTGCGGGGGTCACGTCCAAGCTGGCGGTGACGCTGTGCTGA
- a CDS encoding S-methyl-5'-thioadenosine phosphorylase, translating to MTNAEIGVIGGSGFYSFLEDVTEVQVDTPYGSPSDSLFLGEIAGRRVAFLPRHGRGHHLPPHRINYRANLWALRSVGVRQVLGPCAVGGLRREYGPGTLLVPDQLVDRTKARTQTFFDGLPLPDGTVPNVVHTTFADPYCPDGRKAALTAADGRGWQAVDGGTMVVIEGPRFSTRAESQWHAAMGWSVVGMTGHPEAVLARELGLCYTSMTLVTDLDAGAETGEGVSHTEVLRVFGENVARLREVLFDAVAALPTTENRTCLCTHAHDGWDLGIELP from the coding sequence ATGACCAACGCAGAGATCGGCGTCATCGGCGGCTCGGGCTTCTACTCGTTCCTGGAGGACGTCACCGAGGTCCAGGTGGACACCCCCTACGGCTCGCCCAGCGACTCACTCTTCCTCGGCGAGATCGCCGGCCGCCGGGTGGCGTTCCTGCCCCGCCACGGCCGCGGCCACCATCTGCCGCCGCACCGCATCAACTACCGCGCCAACCTGTGGGCGCTGCGCTCCGTCGGCGTACGCCAGGTCCTCGGCCCGTGCGCGGTCGGCGGCCTGCGCCGCGAGTACGGTCCTGGCACCCTGCTCGTGCCGGACCAGCTGGTGGACCGCACGAAGGCCCGCACCCAGACCTTCTTCGACGGGCTGCCCCTGCCGGACGGCACCGTCCCCAACGTGGTGCACACGACCTTCGCCGACCCGTACTGCCCCGACGGCCGCAAGGCGGCCCTCACCGCCGCCGACGGGCGTGGCTGGCAGGCCGTGGACGGCGGCACCATGGTCGTCATCGAGGGCCCCCGCTTCTCCACCCGCGCCGAGTCGCAGTGGCATGCGGCGATGGGCTGGTCGGTAGTGGGCATGACCGGCCACCCCGAGGCCGTCCTCGCCCGCGAACTGGGCCTCTGCTACACCTCGATGACCCTGGTCACCGACCTGGACGCCGGCGCGGAGACCGGCGAGGGCGTCTCGCACACCGAGGTCCTGCGCGTGTTCGGCGAGAACGTGGCGCGCCTGCGCGAGGTGCTCTTCGACGCGGTCGCGGCCCTTCCCACGACCGAGAACCGCACCTGCCTGTGCACGCACGCGCACGACGGGTGGGACCTGGGCATCGAACTGCCGTGA
- a CDS encoding FmdB family zinc ribbon protein, whose amino-acid sequence MPTYQYQCTECGEGLEAVQKFTDDALTVCPNCDGRLKKVFSAVGIVFKGSGFYRNDSRGASSSSSPASSSASSGSSSSTAKSSSGSDSKPAAASSSGSSSSSSSSASPAA is encoded by the coding sequence GTGCCGACCTACCAGTACCAGTGCACCGAGTGCGGCGAGGGCCTCGAGGCGGTGCAGAAGTTCACCGATGACGCCCTGACCGTGTGCCCGAACTGCGACGGACGCCTGAAGAAGGTGTTCTCGGCGGTCGGCATCGTCTTCAAGGGCTCGGGCTTCTACCGCAACGACAGCCGCGGCGCGTCGTCGAGCAGCTCGCCCGCGTCGTCGTCCGCCTCGTCGGGGTCCTCCTCGTCGACGGCCAAGTCGTCGTCGGGCTCGGACTCCAAGCCGGCCGCGGCGTCGAGTTCCGGCTCGTCCTCGTCGTCCTCGTCGAGCGCGAGCCCGGCCGCCTGA